A region from the Lolium perenne isolate Kyuss_39 chromosome 4, Kyuss_2.0, whole genome shotgun sequence genome encodes:
- the LOC127347224 gene encoding uncharacterized protein — MSSRKRFSLRVLLVFLLVLLFLAGATNTLLQHPARSPVNCYVPAVHGTEEQGPKKQTSVGKALSRGIVHGTSSLEMVSMVGDPEQQHGGRPSLYVGEFQQSSKSLVAIPVGIKNKAAVDKLVSKFPADRFTLMVFHYDGAGEEQWDDLEWSRSAVHVSARGQTKWWFAKRFLHPDIVAKYDYVFLWDEDVEVDAFDPVRYLDIVNREGLEVSQTALDRRSEIHHGITARALLRPGVQGGGDVHRRFCTASALGGGGCDDISSGPPCAGWVEMMVPVFSRAAWRCSWGMVQNDLVHAWGLDYKLGYCAQGDRTLKVGVVDSEYVLHRGVPTLGGTEGNVAAFRSAVRRRSHAEMQIFDRRWKEAAANDVSWTDPYQ, encoded by the exons ATGTCGTCGCGGAAACGTTTCTCGCTGCGGGTGCTGCTCGTATTCCTCCTCGTGTTATTGTTCCTCGCCGGCGCAACCAACACGCTTCTGCAGCATCCGGCGCGATCTCCCGTAAACTGCTACGTACCCGCAGTCCACGGAACGGAAGAACAGGGGCCCAAGAAGCAGACGTCGGTCGGCAAGGCTCTGTCGAGGGGCATCGTGCACGGTACGTCCAGCCTCGAGATGGTGTCCATGGTCGGCGACCCAGAGCAGCAGCACGGTGGCAGGCCGTCCTT ATATGTGGGCGAATTCCAACAGTCCTCGAAGAGCCTCGTAGCAATCCCGGTGGGCATCAAGAACAAGGCCGCCGTGGACAAGCTCGTCTCCAAGTTCCCGGCCGACAGATTCACGCTGATGGTCTTCCACTACGACGGCGCCGGGGAGGAGCAGTGGGATGACCTCGAGTGGTCGCGCAGCGCGGTGCACGTATCGGCGCGCGGCCAGACCAAGTGGTGGTTCGCCAAGCGGTTCCTGCACCCGGACATTGTTGCCAAGTACGACTACGTCTTCCTGTGGGACGAGGACGTTGAGGTGGACGCCTTCGACCCTGTCCGGTACCTCGACATCGTCAATAGAGAAGGGCTCGAGGTATCTCAGACGGCACTCGACCGCCGGTCCGAGATCCACCATGGCATCACGGCGCGTGCACTGCTGAGGCCTGGTGTCCAAGGAGGGGGCGACGTGCACCGGAGGTTCTGCACAGCTTCGGCCTTGGGAGGAGGAGGGTGCGACGACATCAGCTCGGGGCCGCCGTGCGCGGGgtgggtggagatgatggtgccaGTGTTCTCCCGCGCGGCGTGGCGCTGCAGCTGGGGCATGGTCCAGAACGACCTCGTGCACGCCTGGGGCCTCGACTACAAGCTCGGCTACTGTGCTCAGGGTGACAGGACGCTCAAGGTCGGCGTCGTGGACAGCGAGTACGTCCTACACAGGGGAGTCCCTACGCTCGGTGGCACCGAGGGCAATGTCGCGGCTTTTCGGTCCGCGGTGAGGAGGCGATCGCATGCTGAGATGCAGATTTTCGACAGGAGATGGAAGGAAGCTGCAGCCAACGACGTGTCATGGACAGACCCTTACCAGTAA